From the Psilocybe cubensis strain MGC-MH-2018 chromosome 6, whole genome shotgun sequence genome, the window CGCTATCATTTCGGCTACTACCTCGTGCGCAGCCTACTACATCGTGGAAACTACCCCCAGTCCTTTCCTGCATCCGTACGCAAATGACGGAAATTGGTCAACCACTTATCCTTCATCATTCCCAAATAAACCTCTTGCACGAACAATCTGCAGGCGCTGGGTTTTGGCCAATTATCGTGTCTATATTTTGACGCTACAGCTGTGCATACACCCGGTGGCTGTTGGTGCTAAATTTTGATTACATCTGTCTTTCATCCTAGCAGCTTGTAGTTTCTATGGCACATCTTCCTTCCCACTCAACTGGTGACCTTTGTCACGGTCGGCCACTGGCTCCTATTATCCACAGAACCAACTTTCAATATGTACCGTGGCCATCAGTTGCGCTACACAAAACCTAACACCCGCCGTCTAATCGCCCTTCTATGCACCTGTGATCAATAATCAGAGGAGAAAAGTGGAATGTAATCGCTGGATGTACAACGTCCTGGCAACGGTTCAGGTGCTTTAAAAAAAGAcacaattttgatgatgcaCAACCCAAAAGCTTGACAGCTTGATGCATCATATCATTGGCACACAGTATCCGATTCACCTCCTGGATGGATATGTTGCGTACATCATCGTGCTGGCATACGTTCAATCATCTGTCTGCCATGTCCTGACAACAGACTTGAATCCTGTGACGGACCAGAGGCGGTTTCTGTCCAACCCAGGTCCAAAAAATTGTGCTCAACAAACCACCGAGGTTTCGCGAGTAAAAAGCACCTCTTCTCACCCACATTTTTTCAAATGCACTGAGCCCAATTCCTGGTGTATCGCAGATGGCCGAAGGCTGATTTTTCCAAGGTCTGTGGATACGTGTATGTAATACCGGACTTCTGTTCTCGAGGTCGTTGGGCAGTGATGAGTCTATTTTTGGACACACTGATGTCTAATTTTAGGCAGTGCAAACCTTGCCTCACCCACTTTCGAATCAAATTTCCTGGTAAACTGGGCAACGTAGCCTTCGCTAGCGCCCCATTCGCTCGAATCTGATCTCCGAAGTCTCCAGAGCCTCTTTTCGGTCCATTCTTCTCACATAGAATCCCAAAGGAACGGTATGCAAAAATGCCTCCTTCGTATAAAAGCCTGGCAGGATACTCCCATAGTCTTCAttcgttcttcttcttcccttttcttAGTTTTTGTCTTCAGACACCTGGCCAGGTTgcctgtttctttttcgcCTTCAAACCAGATCAATCTTTAGTTTTCTACTACCCTCTTTCAAATTTCCAGGTGCGTTTGCCCGCTCCTTACTTATCACCTCAGCTCTATATTCTGACCTACTCCACTCAGCccttttttttgatttgacATCATCACCTTTATAAAAATGTTCGCCAAGCTTTTCAAGATCGCCGTCGCCTCTGCCGTCGCTGTTGGTGTTATGGGTACTCCCTTGCCCCAGTCCAACAAGCTTGGTGAGATATCACAGAATTCGAATTTAGAACGGATAACTTATTTATAATTTACCATAGCTGCCCGCTGGATGTCCTTCGACAACTGGGGAGGATTCTCCTCCATGAACGGATTTGACAACTTCTACGGTGCTGAAAACTTCTGCGGCCACATCCAGAGCCAGACCATCATTGAGCAACAGCAGGAAGTTGTCTGCCACAGCCAATCCATCGAGATCATTCAACAGCGTCTCTTGGTTCTCCAAGAGATGGCCAAGAGGTCAGTCGACTGACTCTTTTGAACCATGAACAACGTATTAACATATACTAGGATCATCTCTGAGCAGATCTGCGAAGTCGAGACCCAGACCATCGTCTTCGAGCAATTCTACTCCAGCCTTGGCGACTTCAGCGGTGACCTCTCCCGCAAGTCCGGCCGTCACGTTGGCTACGACAGCAACATCGTCAGCCACTTCGGCAGCCTCCAGAACTCCGACGGTTCGCTGAGCAGCAACGACCTCGGCTTCAGCGGCTCCGACTGCGGAAGCAGCACCATCGTCCCCAGCGGCTCTAACTGGAGCGATGAGTCCTCCCCCATCTCCGTTGGCAACGCGTACAACGCTGCCCAGTCGGCCATCACCAGcttcccctcctcttcttaaatACTTTATATAAGGCCAGGGGAACAGGGGACAGGATAGTAGTGCACGGAACTTCCTGTTCTCAGTTCAGTCGATATACCGGACGCTTCTTCTACTTGTACTTTGGCGCCATTTTTTATTTAGAAACCTAGGGCGgactttatttcattttaaCGATATACTGGTAGTAGTAGGAGTTAATCATTTTTCTGGTTGTCAATAACATGGCGATTATTTTTCACACTTGGGGAATTGACTGTGGATCCCGTAGAACTGTTAAGCTTTCAGAAGGTAGTACTGACTGTGGTCAGTTTTGACCATGCCCATCGAATTGCAGCAGTGGGGGACAACCGTCAACCGTCAACTTGATTCTGATAGGCTGATAAATATACCTTATCTGCATGATCTtcatcagaatcaaaaaataacatCTCTGTTGGACGATCGCCTTTAACTTATTGGTGTATGGTACTCATGATGCGCAATGATTGATGGTCTGTTAGTAGCAGGGGCAGCCAGAGACATTTCTCGCCTCCGACCTACCCTTTGTTCACTCGAGACAATTGCGGATCCAAGTGCGTACCAGGTGCTGAACAGAGCCTAGGTAGTGCTCACTGCTCGTGGTAAGTAACACACCTTCCAGAAAATAAGCGACGTGAAAGCTGTCGGGCCAGAGTAGCTTGCGGTGGCGTGCTATTTTTATTACTTTACTGTGGGAATATCTATAAATAACCTTCGGAATGATCGCGGCAAGCGCACAGCAGGATCATTGCCATCGTTTCAACGCAATCCTTTCTTTGACTCTTGCAGGTGACACTGATATGGATGCATGTAAAGATCTACAAAGGTACTTATTGAACTGGCCGGTGCCTCATTGCTGCTTTACGGACTGTAAGTACCAATAGCTTTAACCTGGTAGTACATCATGTTCAAAGCAGCAGTGGTATCATTCCCCCCGGTAATCAATCGAAGCGCCATTTTTGGTTGTCTAAGGCTACCTGTACAGTGGTATCCTACAGCGCACATCGGCCATATACTGTATCGGTACTTTCATTTTGCCTCAGTTAGATGCAGACAGGCAAAGGTGATTCGTCACATCATGCGCCCTACGCCTCCTGTCGGATTCGAGGGTACATAATGCCATTTGGCAGCGCTGGCACATTAATGCAGACATGACAACTGCTGTGTGTAGTACAAGCCGTGACACTGCCGCTTGTATTCCCCTCGGTTCACTTGCCCACATCTCCCCGGATAGTCCAATGTTTGATCGAAACAGCGCCATTGAGAGGTATTTTTGGTTCACGATCTTCCAGAGCTTACAGCGATTACAACTAATATCTCAGGTATACGAGCAGATAAGCGTTGACCTCCAATGTACCTGCTTTGTTTCTTCGGCATGTACATCTGCATGTGGGTTAGCCTTGTTCACGAATATATGCGTAATTAAACCAGGGGGGTTTACTTTATTCTATGTTCTCTAATAGCTTAACAAAAATAGGCAGATCACCTTCAACAACAAATTTACCTTCGACCGCTGGATCATAAGCAGTGTCACTCAATGACCTGTAATCCATCTGGAATTTCAACCTGTTTCATTGTGTCACTTTGAAGTATGCGCACCTAGCAACTCGGCGCTGTAAAGTCCCGTCCATCCCTATAAAGGAGTCAGCAAAATGGCAAACTTTCTCCATCTCATTCACTCTcattccttctcttcttcgttcATTTGGCCGGGTGCCTAATTCATTCTTTCGTCTTCGATTTCGAACTTTTACTACTACCACTTTTTAAAAGCAGGTAATGTTAACATCCGACCAACCACTCATCGACTACATATGATTCTTATTGTACTGCAGTTTTTTTTAAGGCCACCAACTTCATTCATTAAAAATGTTCGCCAAGCTCGCCTCTGTTGCCGTCCTCGCCTCTGCCCTCTTCGCAGGAGCTGCTGCCAAGCCTCTGCCAACCAACCGCCTTGGTATGAGACTCGAATTGAGGATGAATGCAATCCATTAACTCCATATATTATTTAGACGCCCGTGGCTTCCACTCCTTCAACAACTGGGGAGGAATTTCTTCCTTCAACGGTTTCGATAACTTCTACGGCGCTGACAACTTCGTCGGCCACTTCTCCAGCGAGACCGTTGTCGAGCACGAGTCTGAGGTCGTTTGCCACAGCGAGTCTATTGAGATCATCCAACAGCGTCTCCTCGTAATCCAGGAGATGGCCAAGAGGTTTGTACTTCTTTCCAGAAAGCAAAACATAAGATTAAAATACTAATGACTTTTTAGGATCATCACTGAGCAAATCTGCGAGGTTGAGACCCAAACTGTTGTCTTCGAACAGTTCCACGCCTCCCTCGGCTCGTTCAGCAGCGACCTCCGCCGCACCTCTGGCCACCAGGTCGGCTACGACAGCGGCATCTCCAGCCACTTCGGTGACATCGTCTCCTCCGACGACTCGCTGTCCACCGACGACTTCGGCTTCTCCGGCAAGGATCTTGGAAGCCAATACGTTGTCCCATCTGGCTCCAACTGGAACCCTTCGACCTCCCCTGCCTCCGTCGGCGCCGCCTACAGCGCTGCCCAGGCCGCCATTTAAAGGATTCACGACCTTAGACGGGCTACCCACCAAGGACGACAAGCATtacttcattttcattttcgaCTTGACGTCTGGGCAACTTTTTGATGATTTTATGGACTTTTGGGCCGGGCATCATTCTACAGTACTGCTCCGTGGTCGTAATAACTTTTTATACTTGATTTTGAAGACCTTAGATTTTTGAGAATACCATTTTTTGAATGAGTGACAAACCGGGATAGAAATACAACGAGTGGTTTGAAGAGTCTAGACCTTGAAGTCACCAAACCGAGTTACACTGCTTTCAATGTACTCGTTGCATCTGTCAGAAGTAATCATGATTATCTTCCAACAGCATGAACCCAACAGCGCCCAAAGGGTTCTTTTATATCATCAGATGGTTTAGTCGAACATCGGAACTCAGAAAAATCACTCCCACAAATGGCATGGTATGAGAATTTATACATCCATCATGTTATATCAACACATGGTCGGAAAGTGCTCCGTTAGAGGGGAATACTACACTAAAGCAGGTGCAGAACacggaaaaaaaaaagaaagaaagaggggATTCAAATAGCAACCAAAACATGtacatccatatccatgtAAAAAAATAGAGGTAAAAAGTAAAGGAGTGAGTTGAAATAGAAAAGTGATGATGACAGCGAAGTCGTGACTATGGATGGGTTCCTCCTTAATGAAGGAACCCAGTAAAGGGAAGGTGGATGAAAAATAGTATCATCATGTAGATACAGACGTTGGAAAAATTAGAAAATATCACGATCCAGCCTCGTGGATACGATACATACGACAAGTCCAGacgaaggaagagaaaataTATCACTCTTGTCCAAACCCTTCCGTCTCTCTGAAAATAGAATTCGCATTCGTCAATACGTCATTCGATACGTAAAATAACGAGTAACAAAGAAAAACGCACTCGATAGCGAAGAGCAATTTTGACTCCAAGCTCTCATAGTCTTGGTATGGCGGTAGATCCAATCGGTTGAAGCATGTGTGACTCCGCGGTAGTCCTTGAGGGTCGCCCGACTTTTCGATGGTGAACCGACGAGGACCATCAGACCCTTGAAGATCTTTGAACCCATTGACAGGCACTCTCGATGTGCCAGTGGCAAATTGCAGTAACCGTGACTTGCGCTCTGCTGGCCACGATCGGATACATTGCCAAAACCATTCAATGACCTGGTCGGTCTTCTCGTAGCCGCGATAGTCGGTAAACTTGGTCCAGTCATCCCTGGACAAACATGTCAATTCAACCCAAAAGACGAGAATGATGCAACAAAGACAGACGTACATGTCAATTTCCGACATGCCCCCAATCAGCAACTCCAGCTCCCTTTCATCAAACACATTGATAAGGTCTCTAGGAATAAGTTCCAGAAGGCCTTCCATGAAGGCATCAAACTGCTCCTTGACACGCCTCGAAATCCGGTATGACACTACCGCTTCCACGTATTCCTTTTTGTTGGCCTCCGTCACGGGAATATCTTCACCACCGGGCTTCAAGTCTATCGTGACCAGTTCACCAAATCGTTCTTCAGTCGTGGTAAACGTCTCGTCCAGAACATCAGTGATGTCGTTCTCCCTGATGAAAGTTTGATTATTCAAATCGAATCTTGCATAAACAAAAAAACTTACAACATCCACACCAACGACCGATGAAGGTCGGCATCGACAGCCTCCAAGTCTGCCAGCGTCATGTGCTTGCCTAGTATCATCTTATAAAAACTAGGGACGAAGTAAGCGTCGAGGAATCGGCGATGGAAAATTGCCAGCCCAAGGCATCGGCCAATGAATTTGAAGTAGCTAAGATGATCGGGATTGATACCGGAAGCTGGGTTGATCTGCAGTGTATAATTGTCGTGGGTAGAGTATTCGAATAACCCATAACTGGGATTGAAGATCTCATGCGACAAGAGGAAGAACCATTCCCTGAAAAAAAGGTTGAGTTCTGTCCATATGCTCATCTACATGCCGACTCACCTGGAAACACCTCCATAATCCAGGCCATCTTCACCTTCAAAATTAACCATCAACCTCCGTTTAAGGTCTTCGCCAGTTAGGGCCATCACTGCTCCATAACTGTCCTCCAATACTCGAGTGCGCCTAACTTTGACCTCGCACTTCCCAGGTAGTACCCGCATTTTCGGCTGACTCCTGAAATAAACAACCTTCCTTCTGTAGTCACGCTTGTACTGCGGAGCATTGTCGTCAAGGTTGGGAGGAAGCCTGGGATCGTCCCAAGACGTCGTGCGGGTGTTATGGTCAACGAAATACACACGTCCGGTGTTTGTCAATCGCATTTCCCATCCCGATGGAAGCGGGCCAAGATTAGGGTTTGTAACGGGTCTCGTTTCTGCGACGGGAGCAGGTTGGGTAGCACGTCTAGGATCTGTCCATGTTGTCGTTCGCGTATGGTGATCGACAAAGTACGGCCGCCCTTCTGGTGTACGGCGTTCCTCCCAGCCTAGGGGCAGAGGTATATCAGCATATGGCCCCGTCTGCGAGACAGGTGTGTTTGTAGCCGGGGGTGTGACTGAAGTGCCAGGGTAAGAAGTGGATGCCCTTGCAGGCCCTTGAGTGATCTGCGATGGCGGTCTAATAACCTGAGAAGGTTGAGTTCCAGGACGGTGCCATGTTGTTTGCCTCGTGTTGTGATCAACGTAGTAAGTTCTGCCTTGCGGATCTACTCTTCGCTCCCATCCCGCTGGCAAAGGATTACCagcttcatcatcaaagaGACGCGTTGTAGGAGGTCCAGATGATGTAACAGGCCGTGTCTCGGTCCTCGGTGGTGTGAAAGTGGTGTTGAGCGTTGTGTGACTGGCGGAAGGTCGCAAAGAAGGCGTGGAAATGGTATTTTGCATTCTTGTGATATCTTCTGGCACATTTAGCTGTGGTGTGGGGTAGGGTGCTGAAATTCTGGCTGGAGGTGCATGGGGATGCGGGGTTGGTTGGTTATGAGTTGGATTTAGAATGGGCTGACGTTCTATAGCAGTCGTGTTGGGTTGGGAGTGAACAGAAAGTACAAATTCGAAAGAAATCTTTCCGGATACTGGGAGATTATTACTTGTCATTGTCAGATCTTTCTGGACAGTGCCTGGTACGCCGAAACATTAGTCAGTAATCGGCAATATCAATAGCGTAATCACCTGTCTGATTTGCAGCAAGCTGAAGAGCCTCCGCAGCCGTAATATTGAAGACACCCAAGAAACCTAAACAAGATATACACCTTGAGAAACTAACGGATAGTCAAGGAGTTTCAATGGAGACCCACCTTGATCACGctttttgaattttctgTGGTCGAATATTTGGATAGCGATCACGGATGACTGACGGACTTTGCTGGAATGCACGGTTTAGCAATGGAATTGTGGGCGCAATGAAGTGCCATACACATCAAAGGCCTCGCCCCAAACAGGGCTTATGGTGCGCCTGGCGATAGCAGTAGTGCTGGTCTGTTCCCCATCAACGGTGAGCACGG encodes:
- a CDS encoding putative E3 ubiquitin-protein ligase hulA, producing the protein MASSSRLNDPERFIKVTLHGATGLVKRELLSFPDPFAVLTVDGEQTSTTAIARRTISPVWGEAFDVKVRQSSVIAIQIFDHRKFKKRDQGFLGVFNITAAEALQLAANQTGTVQKDLTMTSNNLPVSGKISFEFVLSVHSQPNTTAIERQPILNPTHNQPTPHPHAPPARISAPYPTPQLNVPEDITRMQNTISTPSLRPSASHTTLNTTFTPPRTETRPVTSSGPPTTRLFDDEAGNPLPAGWERRVDPQGRTYYVDHNTRQTTWHRPGTQPSQVIRPPSQITQGPARASTSYPGTSVTPPATNTPVSQTGPYADIPLPLGWEERRTPEGRPYFVDHHTRTTTWTDPRRATQPAPVAETRPVTNPNLGPLPSGWEMRLTNTGRVYFVDHNTRTTSWDDPRLPPNLDDNAPQYKRDYRRKVVYFRSQPKMRVLPGKCEVKVRRTRVLEDSYGAVMALTGEDLKRRLMVNFEGEDGLDYGGVSREWFFLLSHEIFNPSYGLFEYSTHDNYTLQINPASGINPDHLSYFKFIGRCLGLAIFHRRFLDAYFVPSFYKMILGKHMTLADLEAVDADLHRSLVWMLENDITDVLDETFTTTEERFGELVTIDLKPGGEDIPVTEANKKEYVEAVVSYRISRRVKEQFDAFMEGLLELIPRDLINVFDERELELLIGGMSEIDMDDWTKFTDYRGYEKTDQVIEWFWQCIRSWPAERKSRLLQFATGTSRVPVNGFKDLQGSDGPRRFTIEKSGDPQGLPRSHTCFNRLDLPPYQDYESLESKLLFAIEETEGFGQE